The following proteins are encoded in a genomic region of Liolophura sinensis isolate JHLJ2023 chromosome 7, CUHK_Ljap_v2, whole genome shotgun sequence:
- the LOC135471728 gene encoding coiled-coil domain-containing protein 77-like, protein MASQTKESGCARTKRNQSATNSPQVSRPLSQKMSLADENYDEDVLPSINQRLAWLRPSRSLLEYYRRKVAEFEQEHMEMASKLEEYQVTTEDQHRLQWELRQREEEIVELQKALSDTQTILLKERERMLRVYAENDRLQIQCLGDKKKIQLLLDLTSCLDGDITYLLKEPPAKAIVKQRKPVQSLGKNLTSNSFSGCLGTDGTSATNRKAGMSSPHSKRQAASNSALEENYKHDNEILSLQVEALQSQLEAQTKHAKNQLEELFEDRRIKEEEFETRRQRDEDKIRTLTEKLQKTQDLLYTSTKDYLNLRYEGRCQEKKWMEEKDALLQELDSCKEKMRGLNLKQDVVFNVSSGGCDRTHAHSEDLENLEYRLNEANKLSDMYREQVISLEYEVSRKREEGDVTRELFKVYCLLIKANKIVSKKYLKFSQHWKGWDEVNDAFVKSGEV, encoded by the exons GACCAAAAGGAACCAGTCAGCCACTAACTCTCCACAGGTTTCAAGACCGCTTTCTCAAAAAATGTCTTTGGCTGATGAAAATTATGATGAAGATGTTCTGCCCAGCATCAACCAGAGACTAG CCTGGTTGAGACCGTCCCGGTCACTGCTGGAATACTACAGGAGAAAAGTAGCTGAATTTGAGCAAGAGCACATGGAGATGGCATCAAAACTGGAAGAGTATCAAGTTACTACGGAAGATCAG CACAGACTCCAGTGGGAATTGCGACAGAGGGAGGAGGAGATAGTAGAACTGCAGAAGGCTTTGAGTGACACACAAACTATCTTGCTGAAGGAAAGGGAACGTATGCTCAGGGTTTATGCAGAGAATGATCGACTACAA ATCCAGTGTCTTGGCgacaagaaaaaaatccagCTGCTGTTGGATTTGACATCTTGCCTGGATGGGGACATCACATACTTGTTGAAGGAGCCTCCTGCTAAGGCTATAGTTAAACAGCGTAAACCTGTTCAAAGTCTGGGGAAGAATCTTACGTCTAACAGCTTCTCTGGCTGCTTAGGAACTGATGGAACGTCTGCTACAA ACAGGAAAGCAGGAATGTCTTCTCCTCATTCCAAGAGGCAGGCTGCATCCAACTCAGCCCTAGAAGAGAACTACAAGCATGATAATGAGATCCTGTCCCTGCAGGTAGAGGCACTTCAGAGCCAACTTGAGGCGCAGACGAAGCATGCCAAAAACCAGCTGGAGGAGCTTTTTGAAGACCGCCGTATCAAGGAGGAAGAGTTTGAGACACGCAGACAGCGGGATGAGGACAAGATCAGAACACTCACAGAAAA ATTACAAAAGACTCAAGACCTCCTTTACACCAGCACCAAAGATTACCTGAACCTGCGTTATGAAGGACGTTGTCAGGAAAAGAAGTGGATGGAGGAAAAAGATGCTCTCCTCCAAGAGTTGGACAgctgtaaagaaaaaatgagAGGCCTGAATCTGAAACAGGATGTGGTGTTTAATGTGTCCAGTGGTGGATGTGACAGAACCCATGCTCACTCAGAGGATCTAGAG AATCTTGAGTATAGGTTGAACGAGGCCAACAAGCTATCAGACATGTACAGGGAGCAGGTGATCTCACTTGAATATGAAGTGTCAAGGAAACGTGAGGAAGGTGATGTTACAAGAGAGCTTTTTAAGGTATACTGTCTTTTgatcaaagcaaacaaaatagtctcaaaaaaatatctgaaattttCACAACATTGGAAAGGTTGGGATGAAGTTAATGATGCATTTGTAAAATCTGGTGAGGTTTAA